A window of the Amycolatopsis solani genome harbors these coding sequences:
- a CDS encoding TetR/AcrR family transcriptional regulator, with the protein MSNPPRARSGNRRDEAARLAVLHAADDLLVEHGFAGLTIEAIAREAGVAKQTIYRWWPSKVEILLDTLIDDATKQLPVPEKPTAASIRAYLRAFAGFVTGDPAGKVLLALLAQAQHDPATAASLQERYLGPRRAEERDLITRAIDAGEISPRLGADALLDALFGPIVYSALTGSGHELADALADELL; encoded by the coding sequence ATGTCCAACCCGCCCAGGGCGCGCTCCGGCAACCGGCGTGACGAGGCCGCCCGGCTCGCCGTGCTGCACGCCGCCGACGATCTGCTCGTCGAGCACGGGTTCGCCGGGTTGACCATCGAGGCGATCGCGCGCGAGGCCGGCGTCGCGAAGCAGACGATCTACCGCTGGTGGCCGTCCAAGGTCGAGATCCTGCTCGACACGCTCATCGACGACGCCACCAAGCAGCTGCCGGTCCCGGAAAAGCCGACAGCGGCGAGCATCCGCGCGTACCTGCGCGCGTTCGCCGGCTTCGTCACCGGCGACCCGGCGGGCAAGGTCCTGCTCGCGCTCCTCGCCCAGGCCCAGCACGACCCGGCCACGGCCGCCAGTCTTCAGGAGCGCTACCTCGGGCCGCGCCGGGCCGAGGAACGCGACCTGATCACGCGCGCGATCGACGCGGGCGAGATATCACCGCGGCTCGGCGCCGATGCGTTGCTGGACGCGCTGTTCGGCCCGATCGTCTACAGCGCACTCACCGGGTCGGGCCACGAGCTGGCCGACGCGCTCGCCGACGAACTGCTCTAG
- a CDS encoding enoyl-CoA hydratase family protein yields MSPFRATAPLTKEWDHFEFTVDSGVATVTFTRPDKLNALTFDVYADLRDLVLELPQHEDVRVLVITGQGRGFCSGGDVEEIIGELQKFETAQLLEFTRMTGAVVKALRECPIPVIAAVNGVAAGAGSVIALASDFRLLAESAKFAFLFTKVGLAGADMGSAYLLPRLVGLGRATELLILGDKLPAARALEIGLASQVVPDADLASTASALARRLADGPALAYATTKVLLTRELDMDLGSAIELEAITQALLMTAKDHKEFYAAWSAGREPRWTGR; encoded by the coding sequence ATGAGCCCGTTCCGCGCGACCGCACCGCTGACGAAGGAGTGGGACCACTTCGAGTTCACTGTGGACAGCGGCGTCGCCACGGTCACCTTCACCCGGCCGGACAAGCTGAACGCGCTGACCTTCGACGTCTACGCCGACCTGCGCGACCTCGTGCTGGAACTGCCGCAGCACGAAGACGTCCGAGTGCTGGTGATCACCGGCCAGGGCCGCGGGTTCTGCTCCGGCGGCGACGTCGAGGAGATCATCGGCGAGCTCCAGAAGTTCGAGACGGCGCAGCTGCTGGAGTTCACGCGCATGACGGGCGCGGTGGTGAAGGCCCTGCGCGAGTGCCCGATCCCGGTGATCGCGGCGGTCAACGGCGTCGCGGCGGGCGCGGGCTCGGTGATCGCGCTGGCGAGCGACTTCCGCCTGCTCGCGGAGTCGGCGAAGTTCGCGTTCCTGTTCACGAAGGTCGGCCTGGCCGGCGCGGATATGGGCTCGGCGTACCTGCTGCCGCGGCTGGTCGGCCTGGGCCGCGCGACGGAGCTGCTGATCCTGGGCGACAAGCTCCCGGCAGCTCGTGCGCTGGAGATCGGCTTGGCTTCTCAAGTGGTCCCGGACGCCGACCTGGCTTCAACGGCCTCGGCGTTGGCCCGCCGCCTGGCGGACGGCCCGGCACTGGCGTACGCGACGACGAAGGTGCTGCTGACCCGCGAACTGGACATGGACCTGGGCAGTGCGATCGAGCTGGAAGCGATCACCCAGGCACTGCTGATGACGGCCAAGGACCACAAGGAGTTCTACGCGGCCTGGTCCGCGGGCCGCGAGCCGCGGTGGACGGGCCGCTAG
- a CDS encoding SDR family NAD(P)-dependent oxidoreductase: MSRLVVVTGGTRGIGAAIAERFRSLGDTVLAPGRAACDVTDEEAVSAYFASAGPVDVLVNNAGISSSAPAAKTTLDDWHRQLDVNATGAFLCTRAVLPGMRERDRGRIVTVASTASHAGYRYTAGYTASKHAALGLVRAVAAELAGTGVTANAVCPAFVRTDMTASSVARIQERTGRSPGDAEAALAAASPLGRLLEPAEVAFAVSFLAAPEAAAINGQTLVLDGGGIQR; this comes from the coding sequence GTGAGCCGGCTGGTCGTGGTCACCGGCGGCACCCGCGGCATCGGCGCGGCGATCGCCGAGCGGTTCCGTTCCCTCGGTGACACCGTGCTGGCGCCGGGCCGCGCCGCGTGCGACGTCACCGACGAGGAGGCGGTTTCCGCGTACTTCGCCTCGGCGGGGCCGGTCGACGTCCTGGTGAACAACGCCGGGATCTCCTCCAGCGCCCCGGCCGCGAAGACCACTTTGGACGATTGGCACCGCCAGCTGGACGTCAACGCCACGGGTGCTTTCCTGTGCACGCGTGCGGTGCTGCCGGGAATGCGCGAACGCGACCGCGGCCGGATCGTCACGGTCGCGTCGACCGCGTCGCACGCCGGCTACCGCTACACGGCCGGGTACACGGCGTCGAAGCACGCGGCGCTGGGTCTCGTGCGCGCGGTGGCGGCGGAGCTGGCCGGCACCGGTGTCACGGCGAACGCGGTGTGCCCGGCGTTCGTCCGCACCGACATGACCGCTTCCTCGGTGGCGCGGATCCAGGAGCGCACGGGCCGGTCCCCCGGCGACGCCGAAGCGGCGCTGGCGGCGGCCTCCCCGCTCGGCCGGCTGCTGGAACCCGCGGAGGTGGCGTTCGCCGTCTCCTTCCTGGCGGCGCCCGAAGCCGCCGCGATCAACGGCCAGACCCTCGTACTCGACGGCGGAGGAATACAACGATGA
- a CDS encoding benzoate-CoA ligase family protein, which produces MSEPFNLATHFLDRHVAAGRGDRTALIVGDRSVSYAALARLANQAGHVFLDAGVRSGQRVLLALSDGEEFVAAWYGAQKIGAVTAEVYPFLQPKDYAYYLGYTEAVTVLADAVTLPALREAGARNLLVTGVPEEDLRPGERPFRTLLDTAPDTLDAAPTTVDDVGIWKFTTGSTGAPKACVHPLRSPKESFERYAVQVLGLREDDRVLAVPKLFFGYARDLVAMFPFGVGAAGIAFPERSTADLIFELIARHRPTVLVNVPTMMSAMVAHPAAAEQDLSCLRMTTSAGEALPPELHRKWDAAFGVPVVDGIGSSEAYHIYLSNRPGRARAGTLGTPVPGYTAEVVDELGNPLPDGEIGPLRVTGPTIALEYFGDPEKSARTFDGDTLTSGDLFSRSEGFFRHHGRADALLKVGGVFVAPGEIEDCLLGHESVVDCAVVGHEVDGLVVPRAYVVVRAPVSADELKDHAKAHLAKHKYPREVVFVTELPRTANGKLDRRALAARP; this is translated from the coding sequence GTGAGTGAGCCGTTCAACCTCGCCACGCACTTCCTCGACCGGCACGTGGCCGCGGGCCGCGGCGATCGCACCGCCCTGATCGTCGGGGATCGCTCGGTGAGCTACGCGGCGCTGGCCCGGCTGGCCAACCAGGCCGGGCACGTGTTCCTCGACGCCGGTGTCCGAAGTGGACAGCGGGTCCTGCTGGCGCTGAGCGACGGCGAAGAGTTCGTCGCGGCCTGGTACGGGGCCCAGAAGATCGGCGCCGTCACCGCCGAGGTGTACCCGTTCCTGCAGCCCAAGGACTACGCCTACTACCTCGGGTACACCGAAGCCGTGACGGTGCTCGCGGACGCCGTCACGCTGCCCGCGTTGCGGGAGGCGGGGGCCCGGAATCTGCTGGTCACCGGGGTACCGGAGGAGGACCTGCGGCCGGGCGAACGTCCCTTCCGGACGTTGCTCGACACCGCGCCGGACACGCTGGACGCCGCACCGACCACTGTGGACGACGTCGGCATCTGGAAGTTCACCACCGGCAGCACCGGCGCGCCCAAGGCGTGCGTGCACCCGTTGCGGAGCCCGAAGGAAAGCTTCGAGCGGTACGCCGTCCAGGTGCTCGGGCTGCGGGAAGACGACCGGGTCCTCGCCGTGCCCAAGCTGTTCTTCGGCTACGCGCGCGACCTGGTGGCGATGTTCCCGTTCGGCGTCGGTGCCGCGGGGATCGCGTTCCCCGAACGCAGCACGGCCGACCTGATCTTCGAGCTGATCGCCCGGCACCGGCCGACGGTACTGGTCAACGTGCCGACCATGATGAGCGCGATGGTCGCCCACCCGGCCGCGGCGGAGCAGGACCTGAGCTGCCTGCGGATGACGACGTCGGCGGGCGAGGCGCTGCCCCCGGAGCTGCACCGGAAGTGGGACGCGGCCTTCGGCGTGCCGGTGGTCGACGGGATCGGTTCGTCCGAGGCGTACCACATCTACCTGTCGAACCGGCCGGGCCGGGCGCGCGCCGGGACGCTCGGCACCCCCGTCCCCGGTTACACCGCCGAGGTCGTCGACGAGCTCGGGAACCCGTTGCCCGACGGCGAAATCGGGCCGCTGCGGGTGACCGGGCCGACGATCGCGCTGGAGTACTTCGGCGATCCGGAGAAGTCCGCGCGCACGTTCGACGGCGACACGCTGACCTCCGGCGACCTCTTCAGCCGCTCCGAGGGCTTCTTCCGCCACCACGGCCGCGCCGACGCGCTGCTCAAGGTCGGCGGCGTGTTCGTCGCGCCCGGCGAGATCGAGGACTGCCTGCTGGGGCACGAATCCGTGGTGGACTGCGCTGTGGTCGGCCACGAGGTCGACGGCCTGGTCGTGCCACGCGCGTACGTCGTGGTGCGCGCCCCCGTGTCCGCCGACGAGCTGAAGGACCACGCGAAAGCCCACCTGGCCAAGCACAAGTACCCCCGCGAGGTGGTGTTCGTGACCGAACTTCCCCGTACCGCCAACGGAAAGCTCGACCGGCGCGCGCTGGCGGCCCGCCCGTGA